From one Anabas testudineus chromosome 21, fAnaTes1.2, whole genome shotgun sequence genomic stretch:
- the nup35 gene encoding nucleoporin NUP35 gives MELQVASEPMTLGSPTSPKPTSGAQFLPGFLMGDLPAPATPQPRAFSLATPIAESTGAGGGGGGSAPQPVVPTPKDKSGAPPVRSIHDDFVTVGTPLSAHRQSFPVMQSPLSARQPSTPGTGMQQVCLSPAQVDPFYSQGESLSSDDQLDQTWVTVFGFPPASASYILLQFAQYGNILKHKMASPGNWMHLQYQSRLQARKALSKDGKVFGDAIMVGVKPCIDKSVMDSSEAVSTPLSSSFPSSALPSTPRSAIRPLSAAYRSSGSDYQVVADRQTPRKDDSFVSKAMEYMFGW, from the exons ATGGAGTTACAAG TGGCCAGTGAGCCGATGACCCTGGGCTCCCCCACATCCCCTAAGCCGACCTCTGGAGCTCAGTTTCTGCCCGGCTTCCTGATGGGAGACCTACCGGCTCCAGCTACCCCCCAGCCACGTGCGTTCAGCCTGGCCACACCGATTGCAGAGAGCACAG gtgcaggaggtggaggaggaggctctGCCCCACAGCCCGTTGTGCCCACCCCCAAAGATAAAAGTGGAGCCCCACCTGTTCGCAGTATTCATGATGACTTTGTGACTGTGGGGACGCCTCTCAGTGCACACAGGCAG TCTTTTCCAGTGATGCAGTCTCCTCTGTCTGCACGTCAGCCTTCAACTCCAGGAACAG gtatGCAGCAGGTGTGCTTGTCTCCAGCTCAGGTGGATCCCTTCTACAGTCAAGGAGAGTCCCTGTCATCTGACGATCAGCTGGACCAGACCTGGGTCACTGTGTTTGG ATTTCCTCCAGCCTCAGCCTCCTAcatcctgctgcagtttgcacAGTATGGAAACATCCTAAAACACAAG ATGGCGTCTCCTGGTAACTGGATGCACCTTCAGTATCAGTCCCGGCTACAGGCCAGGAAAGCTCTGTCTAAGGATGGAAAAGTGTTTGGTGATGCCATCATGGTGGGAGTAAAACCCTGTATAGACAAG AGTGTGATGGACAGCAGTGAAGCTGTCTCTACTCCTCTCTCgtcctccttcccctcctccGCCCTCCCCTCCACTCCTCGTTCTGCCATTAGACCACTCAGTGCCGCCTACAGGAGCTCCGGCAGCGACTACcag GTGGTAGCGGACAGACAGACGCCCAGGAAGGACGACAGCTTTGTTTCGAAAGCGATGGAGTACATGTTTGGCTGGTGA
- the dnajc10 gene encoding dnaJ homolog subfamily C member 10 produces the protein MRCRVVLGVQWPRPVRLMPLLLLVILMAAVWAENRDYYDLLGVSREATTREIRRAFKQLALTMHPDKNPGDPSAHDKFLQVNRAYEVLKDEDLRKKYDKYGEKGLDEQQGGRYESWNYYRYDFGIYDDDLEIITLDSGDFEAAVNSGEIWFINFYFPRCSHCHQLAPTWREFSKEMDGVIRIGAVNCGDNNHLCRRKGINSYPSLFIYRAGQRPEKFNGERTKDNLVRFSMQFITTTVTQLWQANVFSEIEKAFASGVSWLITFCSDTGDCLEPRTRQKLAAMLDGLVKVGWMDCTTEEQLCASFQVTTGATALYPPESALDKQDSILWLNTLDSKEIYNQVINHLPDLELLTSDSFQTKLTRHRWLISFTFGDRSATSNEHKKLQAFLRNDHIQVGRVDCTADSKLCQSLYIHKPCVAVFKGLGIHDFEIHHGKDVLYNIVGFARDSVRAHVTTLRPDNFPSNKKEPWLVDFFAPWCPPCRALLPELRKASIQLAGQMKFGTLDCTIHHSLCSMYNIQAYPTTVIFNGSSLHEYEGQHTADGILEFIQDLVNPSVVVLDPSSFNERVKGRAEGQVWAVDFYAPWCGPCQALLPEWRRMARLLSGQILVGSVDCQRFQPFCQSQSVRAYPEIRLYPGNPRQSDRYTSYNGWHRDAHSLRTWALGSLPRASVDLTPESFRSLVLLGQDHWVLDFYAPWCGPCQHFAPEFEVLARILKGEVRAGKVDCQAHYQTCQSAGITAYPSVRFYPYRGTRRYEQSGEHINSRDANVITDTVRQRLKQLSPQLHNKLKDEL, from the exons ATGAGGTGCAGGGTTGTCCTCGGGGTTCAGTGGCCTCGTCCAGTCCGGCTTATGCCTCTACTGCTACTCGTCATCCTGATGGCAGCGGTTTGGGCGGAGAACCGAGACTACTATGACCTGCTGGGAGTGAGCCGGGAGGCCACAACCAGAGAGATCCGACGGGCCTTCAAGCAACTGGCGCTCACCATGCACCCCGACAAAAACCCT GGCGACCCCTCAGCTCATGACAAGTTCCTGCAAGTAAATCGAGCCTATGAAGTTTTGAAGGATGAAGATCTCAGGAAGAAATATGATAAATATGGAGAAAAGGGATTGGACGAGCAGCAGGGAGGACGCTATGAGAGCTGGAACTACTACCGCTATGACTTTG GTATCTATGATGATGATTTGGAGATCATCACCTTGGACAGTGGAGATTTTG aggCAGCAGTGAACTCTGGAGAAATCTGGTTCATCAACTTCTATTTCCCACGATGCTCACACTGTCACCAGCTGGCTCCAACG TGGAGGGAATTTTCCAAGGAAATGGATGGAGTGATCAGGATTGGAGCGGTGAACTGTGGAGAtaacaaccatctctgcaggaGGAAAGGCATCAACAGCTACCCCAGTCTGTTTATATACAGAGCAGGACAG AGACCAGAGAAGTTTAATGGAGAGCGCACCAAAGACAACCTGGTCCGCTTCTCCATGCAGTTCATCACAACAACTGTCACTCAGCTGTGGCAAG ctAATGTGTTCAGCGAGATAGAGAAAGCGTTCGCATCAGGGGTCAGCTGGTTGATCACCTTCTGCTCTGACACTGGAG ATTGCCTGGAGCCAAGAACAAGACAGAAGCTGGCAGCAATGCTG gATGGTCTGGTAAAGGTGGGATGGATGGACTGCACCACAGAGGAGCAGCTCTGTGCAAGTTTCCAG GTGACTACTGGAGCAACTGCTTTGTACCCACCTGAAAGTGCGTTGGATAAACAAGACAGCATTCTG TGGCTAAACACTCTGGACAGTAAAGAGATTTACAATCAGGTCATCAACCATCTCCCTGATCTGGAACTGCTGACCAGTGACAGCTTCCAG ACAAAGCTCACCCGTCATCGCTGGTTGATCAGTTTTACGTTTGGAGACAGAAGTGCCACCTCCAACGAGCACAAGAAGCTACAAGCGTTCCTGAGAAACGACCACATACAG gtTGGCAGAGTAGACTGTACAGCAGATTCAAAGCTGTGTCAGTCTCTTTACATCCATAAACCCTGTGTGGCTGTATTTAAAGGACTGGGAATCCACGACTTTGAGATCCATCACG GTAAAGATGTGCTGTACAACATTGTGGGTTTTGCGAGAGACAGCGTTCGCGCTCATGTAACAACGCTGAGGCCCGACAACTTTCCGTCAAACAAAAAGGAGCCCTGGCTGGTCGACTTCTTTGCTCCG TGGTGTCCCCCATGTCGAGCTTTGCTGCCTGAACTGAGAAAAGCTTCGATCCAGTTGGCGGGACAGATGAAGTTTGGCACTCTGGACTGTACCATTCACCACAGCCTCTGCTCTATG taTAATATCCAGGCGTATCCCACCACAGTGATCTTTAATGGTTCCTCTCTTCATGAATATGAAGgacaacacacagcagatggCATCTTGGAGTTCATACAG GATCTGGTTAATCCATCTGTGGTGGTCCTGGATCCTTCCAGCTTCAATGAGAGGGTTAAAG GTCGAGCTGAAGGGCAGGTCTGGGCCGTGGACTTCTACGCTCCGTGGTGTGGTCCCTGTCAGGCGCTTTTGCCAGAGTGGAGACGCATGGCCAGG CTGCTGTCGGGTCAGATCCTGGTTGGTTCAGTGGACTGTCAGCGATTTCAGCCGTTCTGTCAGAGTCAAAGTGTGAGGGCGTACCCCGAAATCCGACTGTACCCTGGAAACCCCCGGCAGTCAGATCGCTACAC GTCTTATAACGGTTGGCACAGAGATGCTCATTCACTGAGGACGTGGGCACTAGG TTCGTTACCCAGAGCGTCTGTAGACCTGACTCCAGAATCCTTCAGGTCTCTGGTTCTGTTAGGTCAGGATCACTGGGTTCTGGACTTTTACGCCCCCTGGTGTGGACCCTGTCAGCACTTCGCCCCTGAGTTTGAAGTCCTGGCTCGG ATTCTTAAAGGAGAGGTTCGAGCAGGAAAGGTGGACTGTCAAGCTCATTATCAGACCTGTCAGTCAGCTGGAATCACAGCCTACCCAAGTGTCAGATTTTACCCGTACCGAGGAACGAGGAGG TATGAACAGAGCGGGGAACACATCAACAGCCGGGATGCTAACGTGATCACTGACACCGTCAGACAGAGGCTAAAACAGCTGTCACCACAGTTACACAACAAATTAAAG GACGAGCTCTGA